In Deltaproteobacteria bacterium, one genomic interval encodes:
- the ccoS gene encoding cbb3-type cytochrome oxidase assembly protein CcoS, with protein MSVIYLLLPLALLLAGAAVAAFIWAARKGQLDDLVTPAVRAILDDAPARERPTVAPPGDEAPDPAAFGCGPR; from the coding sequence GTGTCGGTGATCTACCTGCTTCTGCCCCTCGCGCTGCTCCTGGCTGGTGCGGCGGTCGCGGCCTTCATCTGGGCCGCGCGCAAGGGGCAGCTCGACGACCTGGTGACGCCTGCCGTGCGCGCGATCCTCGACGACGCGCCGGCCCGCGAGCGTCCGACGGTCGCGCCCCCCGGCGACGAGGCGCCCGACCCCGCCGCCTTCGGGTGTGGTCCACGATGA